DNA sequence from the Halococcus salsus genome:
TCACAGATGCGTCGCGAAATGAAGAAAGAGGGGCGGCGACAAATCCGAGAGTACAAAAAACAACTCCGGAAACGGGGTGTTCCGTCTAAAGAACGAAATCGGTTGGTTCGAGAGTTCAAGAAACAGCTCCGAAAGCAGCGGCGGAAAGTGCTCAGAAACGTCTGAGCATTAACTCGGGATTCTCGGAATAAACGAACTACGAAACTTCGAAAACACGCAACGTATCGCGTTTCGTACGTTCGGAAAACCGCTGGACGAGTCCGAGGTCGGTGAATATCCCCTTCCAGTTCCGGTAGTAGAGCGGGAAGTCGTCGTTGACGTAGTTCACGTCGCCGTGGTCGTCTGAATCGTCCCCCTCGTTCTCGACGGTGACGAGCAGGTCCGCCGTGACGCGGGCCACCTCCTCGAAGACACCAGTGTTCTCCGGCGGGACGTGCTGGAGGGTCTCGACCGAGTAGACCACGTCGAAGGCGTCGTCGGGGAACTCGGGGAGGACGTCTTCGATCGCGCCGGTGTGGAACGTGCC
Encoded proteins:
- a CDS encoding class I SAM-dependent methyltransferase: MDPAENHRCWAGRSGEFSPAYYAHLGPNATSERLAEVCTAAVPEDATILELGCSAGRHLAHLQEAGFSNLAGIDINDESFAAMADGYPDLAAAGTFHTGAIEDVLPEFPDDAFDVVYSVETLQHVPPENTGVFEEVARVTADLLVTVENEGDDSDDHGDVNYVNDDFPLYYRNWKGIFTDLGLVQRFSERTKRDTLRVFEVS